The Magnolia sinica isolate HGM2019 chromosome 9, MsV1, whole genome shotgun sequence genome contains a region encoding:
- the LOC131255849 gene encoding uncharacterized protein LOC131255849, with amino-acid sequence MQKYGMRKLEGVEPLAQVVNAPAAADQGQAATPAVVIALGLVVICLQPPGRRIVAVEFCNGINDLNNVIFLEVRGSSAKPCMKIQFRVSSFAILLLEKGTQNAVKIIILQATNCTNIIVQWRKFFSIAVLLFGITR; translated from the exons GTGTGGAGCCTCTAGCACAAGTGGTGAATGCGCCAGCTGCTGCAGATCAGGGCCAAGCTGCTACTCCAGCAGTGGTCATTGCTCTAGGCCTTGTGGTAATCTGCTTGCAGCCGCCAGGGCGAAGAATCGTGGCTGTCGAGTTCTGTAATGGCATCAACGACCTCAACAATGTCATCTTTCTGGAGGTCCGTGGAAGCTCTGCCAAG CCCTGTATGAAGATTCAGTTTAGAGTCTCATCTTTTGCAATTCTCTTACTTGAGAAGGGAACACAG AATGCTGTCAAAATCATCATCCTGCAGGCTACCAATTGTACAAATATAATTGTTCAATGGAGGAAGTTTTTCAGCATTGCTGTTCTGTTATTTGGGATCACCAGATAA